In one Culex quinquefasciatus strain JHB chromosome 2, VPISU_Cqui_1.0_pri_paternal, whole genome shotgun sequence genomic region, the following are encoded:
- the LOC6040041 gene encoding protein hold'em, whose product MSTDIVVTKRIHQLCQDSQNFILIGVVIAKSDPKYMESTTMATCGGRDDGTRGVITLTLRDSERDTINCTVWASQVAIDSFDSLFHIGDVVNVSKAKVLSSSSDRSEQFAPRSTSPYSLKLNALQDGANIKLHEGSGLEQMRRLVTVAPVDATNTYQLADIAAGGHSHNGQSVNILAVVRCVRPKKQIVVAKTGKIKNLREVIVMDATHSGMSMKFWSNEYVERIDKWTPLTTILLMTDVRIEYNEYFKSICLGMSSKTIITEDPACEQADRLLVSVMRVPLQDSDVAFSATTSAINTSVITTVMSVQQIWDRAEGDLKSDEDQFTALCYAVVTKFDLDGCSRLIGRTCQTCKSFVRATDDRCSRPECAYNPANIVSYFDIRIDLTDHTGTLANCRLMNQVAEETLACKVDKFLNMSDEEKGKLKWRILLERCAVKLVVKRKSPVRFQTVYSVAECVVAGAKEVEGKIKVY is encoded by the exons atgtccACGGATATTGTGGTAACGAAGCGAATCCACCAGCTCTGTCAGGACTCGCAGAACTTTATCCTGATCGGCGTGGTCATTGCCAAAAGTGACCCAAAGTATATGGAATCTACGACGATGGCGACGTGTGGTGGCCGCGACGATGGCACCCGCGGGGTCATAACCTTGACGCTCCGGGACAGCGAGCGGGACACCATCAACTGTACGGTTTGGGCGTCCCAAGTGGCCATCGATTCGTTCGACAGCTTGTTCCACATCGGTGACGTGGTGAACGTGAGCAAGGCCAAGGTTCTGTCTTCGAGCAGCGATCGGTCGGAACAGTTCGCACCCCGGTCGACCTCGCCGTACAGTTTGAAGTTGAACGCGCTGCAGGATGGCGCCAACATCAAGCTCCATGAGGGATCGGGGTTGGAGCAGATGCGACGGTTGGTCACGGTTGCCCCGGTGGATGCAACGAATACGTACCAGCTGGCGGATATTGCCGCCGGAGGGCATAGCCACAATGGCCAGAGCGTCAACATTTTGGCGGTGGTTCGATGCGTTCGACCCAAGAAGCAGATTGTGGTCGCGAAAACTGGCAAGATCAAAAACCTCAGGGAGGTGATCGTGATGGACGCGACCCATAGCGGGATGTCGATGAAGTTCTGGAGTAACGAGTACGTCGAACGGATCGACAAGTGGACCCCGCTGACGACGATTTTGCTGATGACGGACGTCAGAATTGAGTACAACGAATACTTCAAGTCCATCTGTCTCGGGATGAGCTCGAAAACCATCATCACCGAAGATCCAGCCTGCGAGCAGGCCGACCGGCTGCTGGTCAGCGTGATGAGAGTTCCGCTACAGGACTCTGATGTCGCATTCAGCGCAACGACCAGTGCTATCAACA CTTCCGTCATAACGACCGTGATGAGTGTGCAGCAGATTTGGGACCGAGCCGAAGGAGACCTGAAAAGCGACGAGGACCAGTTCACCGCACTCTGTTACGCCGTCGTAACCAAGTTCGACCTTGACGGCTGCTCCCGACTTATTGGCCGCACCTGCCAAACGTGCAAGTCCTTCGTGCGGGCAACCGACGATCGTTGCTCGCGACCCGAGTGCGCGTACAATCCGGCCAACATCGTGTCTTACTTCGACATTCGTATCGACCTGACGGACCACACCGGGACGCTGGCCAACTGCCGGTTGATGAACCAGGTGGCCGAGGAGACGCTCGCTTGTAAGGTGGACAAGTTTTTGAACATGAGTGATGAGGAAAAGGGCAAGCTCAAGTGGCGCATTCTGCTGGAGCGTTGCGCCGTGAAGTTGGTCGTCAAGCGCAAGTCACCGGTTCGGTTCCAGACGGTGTACTCCGTGGCGGAGTGTGTCGTTGCGGGTGCGAAGGAGGTTGAGGGGAAGATTAAGGTTTATTAG
- the LOC6040037 gene encoding dynein intermediate chain 3, ciliary translates to MDIEYAYQKERREFGRQCLFSDKNKVEFTEAANHEFFKEYILRDPVHLGTQYSRQMSLSAVNTESAEFENRGILHSEGGWPKDVNYLDPEQTVRYRRKIEKDENYVTQLTGLTKPMEHCIYQNNAVNIYENYFEGLDPAPLMEKSSSRTLNVYRDPAIYKQPVTHLSWSPDGGSKIAVSHCNMNFREASGKAVCSYIWETENPNAPLLRFTPHSSMICLEYNQKDPTTLVSGMYNGQVAAWDTRNEKAPVMISEREHSHRSPVNSTLWINSKSGTEFFSGSSDSQVMWWDTRKLSQPIDTLLMDPIKSDEQDLSRSYGVSCLEYETSIPTRFMCGTEQGMLFSCNRKGKSPQEKIVFRLQCHTGPIYSLTRNPAFVKNFLTIGDWIARIWSEDCRESSIIWTKHHSVMLTDGVWNPTRYSIFYVSRVDGVLDAWDLLQQQSEPILSIKVCDESLKCLRAHEAGYLVGAGSTKGATFLLEMSDNMTSIKNDKPLLTAMLERENRREKILEAKSREMKLKVRTLHRQEDTIDERPKLFQCKSACDAAEQEYLQTLEKERKARAPEEYDQEYDPRKIAKQMEMEAASDEEMNE, encoded by the exons ATGGACATCGAGTACGCGTACCAGAAGGAACGGCGCGAGTTTGGTCGACAGTGTCTGTTTTCGGACAAGAACAAGGTCGAGTTTACGGAGGCCGCGAACCATGAGTTTTTCAAGGAGTACATCCTGCGGGATCCGGTCCATTTGGGGACGCAGTACAGCAGGCAGATGTCCTTGAGTGCCGTCAACACGGAGAGTGCGGAGTTTGAAAATCGAGGGATATTGCACTCGGAGGGAGGATGGCCAAAGGACGTGAACTATCTGGATCCGGAGCAGACGGTGCGGTATCGGCGGAAGATCGAGAAGGACGAGAACTATGTGACGCAGTTGACGGGGTTGACGAAGCCGATGGAGCACTGTATCTATCAGAACAATGCGGTTAACATCTATGAGAATTACTTTGAGGGGTTGGACCCTGCTCCATTGATGGAGAAGAGTAGCTCTAGGACGTTGAACGTGTACCGCGATCCGGCGATCTACAAGCAACCTGTAACACATTTGTCCTGGTCACCAGATGGAGGATCGAAGATCGCCGTCTCGCATTGCAATATGAACTTCCGGGAGGCCTCGGGCAAAGCTGTTTGTTCTTACATTTGGGAAACGGAGAATCCAAACGCTCCTCTTTTGAGATTCACTCCACACAGCTCGATGATCTGCTTGGAGTACAATCAGAAGGATCCGACTACGCTGGTCAGCGGTATGTACAACGGTCAGGTAGCCGCTTGGGACACTCGTAACGAGAAGGCGCCGGTAATGATCAGTGAGCGTGAACATTCCCATCGATCTCCGGTCAACTCGACGCTCTGGATCAACTCCAAGAGCGGCACGGAGTTCTTCTCGGGGTCTTCCGACAGCCAGGTCATGTGGTGGGACACCCGTAAGCTGTCCCAGCCGATCGATACGCTACTGATGGATCCGATCAAGTCGGACGAGCAGGATCTATCTCGGTCGTACGGCGTCAGCTGTCTAGAGTATGAAACGTCGATTCCTACGAGATTCATGTGCGGAACTGAGCAAGGCATGCTGTTCTCGTGCAACCGTAAGGGCAAGTCTCCGCAGGAGAAGATTGTCTTCAGG CTGCAATGCCACACCGGTCCGATCTACTCGCTGACGCGCAATCCGGCCTTCGTGAAGAACTTTCTCACCATCGGCGACTGGATCGCGCGCATCTGGTCCGAGGACTGCCGCGAGAGTTCCATCATCTGGACGAAGCACCACTCGGTCATGCTGACCGATGGCGTTTGGAACCCGACGCGCTACTCCATCTTCTACGTGAGTCGCGTCGACGGCGTACTGGACGCGTGGGACCTGCTTCAGCAGCAGAGTGAACCCATCCTGAGCATCAAGGTGTGCGATGAGAGCCTCAAGTGCTTGCGTGCACACGAGGCCGGATATTTGGTGGGGGCGGGAAGCACCAAGGGGGCGACCTTCCTGCTGGAGATGTCCGACAACATGACGTCCATCAAGAACGATAAGCCGCTGCTGACGGCG ATGCTGGAACGTGAGAACCGTCGCGAAAAGATCCTGGAGGCGAAATCGCGTGAAATGAAGCTTAAAGTTCGCACGTTGCACCGCCAGGAGGACACCATCGACGAGAGGCCGAAGCTGTTCCAGTGCAAGT cggcTTGTGACGCGGCTGAGCAGGAGTATCTGCAAACGCTGGAAAAGGAGCGAAAGGCTCGTGCACCGGAAGAGTACGATCAGG AATATGACCCCAGGAAAATCGCGAAGCAAATGGAGATGGAGGCTGCTTCAGATGAGGAAatgaatgaataa
- the LOC6040042 gene encoding dynein intermediate chain 3, ciliary, with the protein MKVDANISVSHMDQNWTRYMVMADTDTLRKPVEFQEDNEVQVTIPTNKPLQKNFELVSPVEKGIQCTPWVLNTPVWTVHNSLVATGVTHYEGGWPRDIDMHDEELTARYRRKQEKSEAYLNQMKGLGKSMEHAILQNSACDIYQNYFEDIEQHELIEQFTSKTVHVYKDYLDARRSCSYITWSEEGLHFCSVHCNIGELKNTCTDSYIWDVEHPNTPLQTLVPPFQARCMEYNFKDGCQLAGGLFSGQVAIWDIRVGQEPVEMTLREASHSDVVTKVLWTGTKTSNEFLSGANDGRILWWDMRNLNEPYDFLNLAPKDTGTDVDPSKCFGVCAVEFEQTMPNKYTVGTENGIIYSCSRKYKTPADKIQAQTRAHTGPVYSVERNPLFIKNYISVGDWQTKIWTEDCRDNPIVWTKEYAVQLTCGIWSPTRCSLVFICRMDGVMDAWDVIHRLDGPVLRIKLSDVPLLSVRVHRSGKLIANGTEAGVIYLTEISDNLTFSSANDKPALSGMLEREMRRQRLLEAKIKEMKLREKELERERIRRQMRMEKENSIEDEEQDLIYSAQHQFWIKIHGRKSLKHTLKGLRMRDKGVNLLKPTNKPTIFKRGDVKKEEKE; encoded by the exons ATGAAGGTCGACGCGAACATCAGCGTGAGCCACATGGACCAAAACTGGACCCGGTACATGGTGATGGCGGACACGGACACGCTCCGGAAGCCGGTCGAGTTCCAGGAGGACAACGAGGTCCAGGTGACCATCCCGACCAACAAGCCACTCCAGAAGAACTTCGAGCTGGTCAGCCCAGTCGAGAAGGGCATCCAGTGTACGCCATGGGTGCTCAATACTCCCGTCTGGACCGTACACAACTCGTTGGTGGCGACCGGGGTGACCCATTACGAGGGCGGCTGGCCACGGGACATTGACATGCACGACGAGGAGTTGACGGCCCGGTACCGACGAAAGCAGGAGAAGAGCGAGGCCTATCTGAACCAGATGAAGGGACTGGGCAAG TCCATGGAACACGCGATCCTGCAGAACAGCGCCTGTGACATCTACCAGAACTACTTCGAGGATATCGAGCAGCACGAGCTGATCGAGCAGTTCACGTCGAAAACGGTCCACGTGTACAAAGACTATCTGGACGCGCGCCGTTCGTGCTCGTACATCACCTGGTCCGAGGAGGGGCTGCACTTTTGCTCGGTACACTGCAACATCGGCGAGCTGAAGAACACCTGCACGGACTCGTACATCTGGGATGTTG aacatcccaacaccccGCTGCAGACGTTGGTTCCACCCTTCCAGGCCCGTTGCATGGAGTACAACTTTAAGGATGGTTGCCAGCTTGCCGGAGGACTGTTTTCCGGCCAGGTGGCAATCTGGGACATTCGAGTTGGGCAGGAACCGGTCGAGATGACTCTGAGAGAGGCCAGCCATAGCGATGTCGTTACAAAGGTGCTGTGGACTGGTACGAAAACATCGAACGAATTTCTGTCCGGTGCCAACGATGGTCGGATCCTCTGGTGGGACATGCGCAACCTGAACGAACCGTACGACTTTTTGAACCTGGCCCCGAAGGACACCGGAACGGACGTCGACCCGTCCAAGTGTTTTGGCGTTTGTGCCGTCGAGTTTGAACAAACCATGCCGAACAAGTACACCGTTGGGACGGAAAATGGAATCATCTACAGCTGCAGTCGGAAGTACAAAACCCCGGCGGATAAGATCCAAGCGCAGACGAGGGcccacacgggaccggtttactCGGTCGAGCGGAATCCGTTGTTCATCAAGAACTACATCAGCGTGGGCGATTGGCAGACCAAGATCTGGACGGAGGACTGTCGGGATAATCCGATTGTGTGGACCAAGGAATATGCGGTGCAGCTGACCTGTGGTATCTGGAGTCCGACGCGGTGTTCGCTGGTGTTTATCTGTCGGATGGATGGCGTCATGGACGCGTGGGACGTTATTCATCGTTTAGATGGACCGGTGCTGAGaattaag CTCTCGGACGTTCCGCTTCTCTCGGTACGGGTCCACCGCAGCGGCAAGCTGATCGCCAACGGCACCGAAGCCGGGGTCATCTACCTGACGGAAATCTCCGACAACCTGACGTTCAGCTCGGCCAACGACAAACCCGCCCTTTCGGGAATGCTGGAGCGTGAGATGCGCCGCCAGCGTCTGCTCGAAGCGAAGATCAAGGAGATGAAGCTGCGCGAGAAGGAACTGGAGCGGGAACGAATCCGGCGCCAGATGCGCATGGAGAAGGAGAACTCGATCGAGGACGAGGAGCAGGATTTGATTTACAGCGCGCAGCACCAGTTCTGGATCAAGATTCACGGCAGGAAGAGCTTGAAGCATACGCTGAAGGGATTGAGGATGAGGGACAAGGGGGTGAATCTGTTGAAACCGACCAACAAACCGACGATTTTCAAACGGGGAgatgtgaaaaaagaggaaaaGGAGTAA